DNA from Ziziphus jujuba cultivar Dongzao chromosome 2, ASM3175591v1:
caagaaatttcaaaataaccATAAATTACCATTACAGGACACTGTCAGCCCTCTGTGTTCTCCTACGCTCATAGTTAGCATCATCAGTCGGCAATTCATAACGACATACAGGGCATGTATTCCGAATGCCGAGCCATGGAACAATGCAATCACCATGATAACGATGAGAACATGGCAGCTGCTTTGCTTGCTCCCCTATAGAAATATCATCCTTGCAAACAGCACAAATTGCATCATTATTCTCCATATCCTCCTTAGTTAAAACTACCGAAGGCAGATTTTCGACAACAGTTTTGGATGCAGGAGGTCGACCCATCAAAACATTTTCATTCTCTGCAAATTGCCCAAACAACATGCCATAGTCCGCAGCATAAATATAATCATCATGATCACCGAAATTTAAGTAGGTTTCGTAATCATGGTCTATTTCCGGGTTGGTATCCAAATGATTGGCATTCAACAGAACTTCCCACTCCAAATTCCCCAGACCTCGCACCCTCTCCACACTAACCTCCTCTTCAGGACCAGTTACATGTGACACTGAAACAGAAACAGATCCCTCAGTATCAGCTTCGATAAACATGCTAAAAACATCCCTCTCATCAAGGCGACCATCTACTTCTTCCCACTCAAAATCTTCATTCGTTTCTCTATGATCCTCTAATTGAAGCGAATCCCAACAAAGCGGAATGCTcgtatcatcatcattattctCGTGTAAACGATCCATCCCATACTCATCCTCCGAATGCAAATCAATCCCAATAACCCCATTATCCTCCTCATCTGAATCGGAACCAAACCCAACAAGCCGAACACAGCTCGAAAAGGGTTCCACCCCACCTATGGAAGACGGTCCCTCACCAGACTCAGAGCCAGAAACCCTCCTTCCCACAAAGAAaccatcttcttcatcatcatcattatccaCATCCAAACAATGCCTCTCCACTCCAAAATCTATTCCTAACCCCAACCCTAAATCCAAGTCCAAACCATCCATATCGACATCGCAATTTCCCTCAATAACCCCAAAGCTCGAATCGTTTAGAGCTTCAGATGAAAAATCACTATGACCCATTACCTGAGACTGCTCGACTCGCTGCTGGAACAGATCCATCACGAAATTCACCTGGTTCTCGCGGTCCAAGAGATCGGCGTTGGCGATCGAGCCGGCCTCCGAAACGTCGTCTTCCAACGACCTTATGTGAATAGTGGATTCGTGCTGTGATAAAAGGTCATCTTCATGGAAGGTAGAATGGGCATGGAGGGAGGGATCGGAAGGTGGGAATTCGGGATAGGAGGAGTAGAGGTCGAAATCGTAGTAGGGAATGGAGTCGAGGGAAAGGGCTGGATCTGGGTGGTGTGTATCGTCCTCTACTTCGTGGAGGTGAAGGTAGGTGACCTCCGCCATTGATGTAGTGCTTTGGAGGTTTTTC
Protein-coding regions in this window:
- the LOC107407499 gene encoding uncharacterized protein LOC107407499, encoding MAEVTYLHLHEVEDDTHHPDPALSLDSIPYYDFDLYSSYPEFPPSDPSLHAHSTFHEDDLLSQHESTIHIRSLEDDVSEAGSIANADLLDRENQVNFVMDLFQQRVEQSQVMGHSDFSSEALNDSSFGVIEGNCDVDMDGLDLDLGLGLGIDFGVERHCLDVDNDDDEEDGFFVGRRVSGSESGEGPSSIGGVEPFSSCVRLVGFGSDSDEEDNGVIGIDLHSEDEYGMDRLHENNDDDTSIPLCWDSLQLEDHRETNEDFEWEEVDGRLDERDVFSMFIEADTEGSVSVSVSHVTGPEEEVSVERVRGLGNLEWEVLLNANHLDTNPEIDHDYETYLNFGDHDDYIYAADYGMLFGQFAENENVLMGRPPASKTVVENLPSVVLTKEDMENNDAICAVCKDDISIGEQAKQLPCSHRYHGDCIVPWLGIRNTCPVCRYELPTDDANYERRRTQRADSVL